In Cicer arietinum cultivar CDC Frontier isolate Library 1 chromosome 7, Cicar.CDCFrontier_v2.0, whole genome shotgun sequence, a single window of DNA contains:
- the LOC140918700 gene encoding defensin Ec-AMP-D1-like: protein MGANMVAEARSCESKSLSYKGLCVFDRNCALVCRTEGFVGGHCKGFAFGSTCICYKPC from the coding sequence ATGGGAGCAAATATGGTGGCAGAGGCAAGGAGTTGTGAATCAAAAAGTTTATCCTATAAAGGACTATGTGTGTTCGACCGCAATTGTGCTCTTGTTTGTAGAACTGAGGGTTTCGTTGGAGGACACTGCAAAGGCTTCGCTTTCGGTAGTACTTGCATTTGCTACAAGccttgttaa